In Vanacampus margaritifer isolate UIUO_Vmar chromosome 18, RoL_Vmar_1.0, whole genome shotgun sequence, a genomic segment contains:
- the kif19 gene encoding kinesin-like protein KIF19 isoform X5: MKDTGESKEHQLTVALRIRPLSDGEQEEAATIVAHRLDEQMVILMDPMEDPDDVLRANRSREKTYVFDVAFDYSASQEEVYRATTKGLIEGLISGYNATVFAYGPTGCGKTYTMLGTDKEPGIYVRTLNDLFRAIEETSDNMMYSVSMSYLEIYNEMIQDLLNPSSGFLDLREDAKGEIQVAGITEVSTINAQEIMELLVKGNKQRTQEPTAANQTSSRSHAVLQVAVKQQSRCRDVLQEVRFARLFMIDLAGSERAAQTQNRGQRLKEGAHINRSLLALGNCINALSDKNGNKYINYRDSKLTRLLKDSLGGNSRTVMIAHISPASVGFEESRNTLTYADRAKSIRTRVKKNLINVSYHIAQYTNIISDLRCEIERLKKKIADQASRQLASDRTDIRHVQAEVQAHSCQQSRAEMDQLREQLLDAFRQQMDIRRNLMELETSNTEIQMDTSKQLLTIADWEHERSRQRRKWRAEKRKESTSKDDSEKDSDSPESPPDATETEEVAVARENLVALMTEQKKLHKQKALHERRFLELRDQARQLEELLPRRVSSDEQRELLGLLCKVHELEIENAEMQSHALLRDNVIRQKNFVVRRFEMHRHLCDELIQQQRQFIDEHSLLVPHHLQELYDMYTRERDERKLDRAVALDKARDTVQDVDSDQECVRPDERRRHTKLRRHTLPPILPEPDSDRVFKNIAHARHMKTSAVMTPPPIHINGKGNRELQPLAPVSSLSYTHLSHSVSSQPDSSPESSEAGADAPLSRNEERQEILKGIQNISVKAARRRSKAREVEALRLPPAPSPMEPAKQKSSPFGGEAPPRGLPVRRGRQSSPELRHATSDDNLSSSTGEGPAVQATWTRQNKLTGKNQTPQDVDFEARRKKRRSRSFEVTGQALPQSKTSTAARLRPLDSTSDAHLHISGQSQVPVLRPQFRAVPPLAKVRVPIGSQQAGPNSETPAAQANNLKRIPFLRQPQPPLYITTPTTTMGGQQRPRRH, from the exons ATGGTGATCCTGATGGACCCCATGGAGGATCCAGATGACGTCCTGAGAGCCAACCGCTCAAGGGAAAAGACCTACGTGTTTGATGTTGCCTTTGATTACTCAGCCAGTCAG GAGGAGGTGTACCGTGCCACCACCAAGGGTCTGATCGAGGGTCTCATATCAGGTTACAATGCCACCGTGTTCGCCTACGGACCCACAG GTTGCGGGAAAACCTACACCATGCTGGGAACGGACAAGGAGCCCGGCATCTACGTCCGCACCCTCAATGACCTGTTCCGGGCCATCGAGGAGACCAGTGACAACATGATGTACAGTGTCTCCATGTCCTATCTGGAG ATTTACAACGAGATGATCCAGGATTTGCTGAACCCATCTTCGGGCTTCCTGGACCTCAGAGAGGACGCCAAAGGAGAGATTCAGGTGGCGGGCATTACTGAAGTGTCCACCATTAACGCTCAAGAG ATCATGGAGCTGCTGGTGAAGGGCAACAAGCAGCGTACGCAGGAGCCCACGGCTGCCAACCAGACGTCGTCGCGATCTCACGCCGTGCTGCAGGTGGCCGTCAAGCAGCAGAGTCGCTGCCGGGACGTCCTGCAGGAAGTCCGCTTTGCCCGCCTCTTCATGATCGACCTGGCCGGCTCTGAGCGAGCAGCACAG ACGCAGAATCGAGGTCAGAGGTTAAAAGAGGGCGCTCACATCAACCGCTCCCTCTTGGCGTTGGGCAACTGCATAAACGCGCTGAGTGACAAGAACGGCAACAAGTACATCAACTATCGAGACAGCAAGCTGACTAGACTGCTTAAG GACTCTTTGGGGGGGAACAGCCGAACCGTCATGATTGCTCACATTAGTCCCGCCTCAGTAGGCTTTGAGGAGTCCCGCAACACGCTGACTTACGCCGATCGTGCCAAAAGTATTCGCACGCGG GTAAAGAAGAACCTGATCAACGTGTCCTACCACATCGCTCAGTACACCAACATCATCTCAGACCTTCGCTGCGAGATCGAGCGACTCAAGAAGAAGATCGCCGACCAGGCGAGCCGCCAGCTGGCCTCCGACAGGACCGACATCCGCCATGTCCAGG CTGAGGTCCAGGCGCACTCCTGCCAGCAGAGTCGGGCCGAAATGGACCAGCTGAGGGAGCAGCTCCTGGATGCCTTCCGCCAGCAGATGGATATCCGGAGGAACCTGATGGAGCTGGAGACCAGCAACACGGAGATCCAGATGGACACCTCCAAGCAGCTGCTCACCATCGCAGA CTGGGAGCACGAACGGAGCAGGCAGCGGCGGAAGTGGCGCGCGGAAAAGCGAAAGGAAAGCACCAGCAAGGACGACAGCGAGAAGGACTCGGACTCGCCGGAGTCTCCGCCGGACGCCACCGAGACGGAGGAGGTGGCCGTGGCCAGGGAGAACCTGGTGGCCCTCATGACGGAGCAGAAGAAGCTCCACAAACAGAAG GCGCTGCATGAGCGCCGGTTCCTGGAGCTCCGTGACCAAGCCCGGCAACTGGAGGAGCTGCTTCCCCGTCGCGTGAGCTCGGACGAGCAGCGCGAGCTCCTGGGCCTCCTGTGCAAGGTCCACGAGCTGGAGATCGAGAATGCCGAGATGCAGTCGCACGCTCTGTTGAGGGACAACGTGATCCGGCAGAAAAATTTTGTGGTCCGCCGCTTTGAGATGCACCGGCATCTTTGCGACGAGCTCATCCAACAGCAGCGGCAGTTCATTGATG AACACAGTCTGCTAGTTCCGCACCACCTACAGGAGCTCTATGATATGTACACCAGAGAACGGGATGAGAGGAAACTGGACCGGGCCGTGGCTCTGGATAAG GCTCGCGACACCGTGCAAGACGTGGACTCGGACCAGGAGTGCGTACGCCCCGACGAAAGACGAAGACACACCAAACTTCGCCGCCACACGTTGCCCCCCATTCTGCCCGAACC GGACAGCGACAGAGTTTTCAAAAACATCGCTCATGCGCGACACATGAAAACATCGGCTGTAATGACGCCTCCTCCCATACACATCAACGGGAAGGGCAACAGAGAG CTGCAGCCGCTGGCTCCAGTGAGCTCGCTGAGCTACACTCACCTCAGCCACAGCGTTAGCAGCCAACCGGATTCATCGCCCGAAAGCAGTGAGGCGGGTGCCGACGCCCCGCTTTCACGAAATG AAGAGCGACAGGAGATTCTCAAAGGCATCCAGAACATTTCAGTGAAGGCGGCGCGGCGGCGCTCCAAAGCCCGCGAGGTGGAGGCCTTGCGTTTGCCGCCCGCCCCGTCCCCCATGGAGCCCGCCAAGCAGAAAAGCAGCCCCTTCGGCGGCGAGGCGCCCCCAAGAGGTCTGCCTGTGCGGCGCGGCAGACAGTCCAGCCCCGAGCTCCGGCACGCCACCTCCGACGACAACCTGTCCAGCAGCACCGGCGAAGGGCCCGCCGTCCAGGCCACTTGGACGCGGCAAAACAAGCTCACCGGCAAGAACCAAACACCCCAAGATGTCGACTTTGAGGCGCGCCGCAAGAAGAGGCGCTCACGCTCTTTTGAGGTCACTGGACAAGCA CTGCCTCAGTCCAAAACGAGCACGGCTGCAAGGTTGCGCCCCTTGGACAGCACGTCAGACGCTCACCTCCACATCAGTGGTCAATCCCAAGTCCCCGTGCTCCGCCCCCAGTTCAGAGCAGTCCCGCCTCTTGCCAAAGTCAGGGTACCAATTGGCAGCCAGCAAGCAG GCCCAAACTCAGAGACCCCCGCAGCCCAGGCAAATAACCTGAAGCGCATCCCCTTTCTGCGGCAGCCCCAGCCACCCCTCTACATCACCACCCCAACCACCACAATGGGGGGCCAGCAGCGACCACGCCGACACTGA
- the kif19 gene encoding kinesin-like protein KIF19 isoform X4 — protein MKDTGESKEHQLTVALRIRPLSDGEQEEAATIVAHRLDEQMVILMDPMEDPDDVLRANRSREKTYVFDVAFDYSASQEEVYRATTKGLIEGLISGYNATVFAYGPTGCGKTYTMLGTDKEPGIYVRTLNDLFRAIEETSDNMMYSVSMSYLEIYNEMIQDLLNPSSGFLDLREDAKGEIQIMELLVKGNKQRTQEPTAANQTSSRSHAVLQVAVKQQSRCRDVLQEVRFARLFMIDLAGSERAAQTQNRGQRLKEGAHINRSLLALGNCINALSDKNGNKYINYRDSKLTRLLKDSLGGNSRTVMIAHISPASVGFEESRNTLTYADRAKSIRTRVKKNLINVSYHIAQYTNIISDLRCEIERLKKKIADQASRQLASDRTDIRHVQAEVQAHSCQQSRAEMDQLREQLLDAFRQQMDIRRNLMELETSNTEIQMDTSKQLLTIADWEHERSRQRRKWRAEKRKESTSKDDSEKDSDSPESPPDATETEEVAVARENLVALMTEQKKLHKQKALHERRFLELRDQARQLEELLPRRVSSDEQRELLGLLCKVHELEIENAEMQSHALLRDNVIRQKNFVVRRFEMHRHLCDELIQQQRQFIDEHSLLVPHHLQELYDMYTRERDERKLDRAVALDKVTTRHTVKGGSLPKIGLPPQARDTVQDVDSDQECVRPDERRRHTKLRRHTLPPILPEPDSDRVFKNIAHARHMKTSAVMTPPPIHINGKGNRELQPLAPVSSLSYTHLSHSVSSQPDSSPESSEAGADAPLSRNEERQEILKGIQNISVKAARRRSKAREVEALRLPPAPSPMEPAKQKSSPFGGEAPPRGLPVRRGRQSSPELRHATSDDNLSSSTGEGPAVQATWTRQNKLTGKNQTPQDVDFEARRKKRRSRSFEVTGQALPQSKTSTAARLRPLDSTSDAHLHISGQSQVPVLRPQFRAVPPLAKVRVPIGSQQAGPNSETPAAQANNLKRIPFLRQPQPPLYITTPTTTMGGQQRPRRH, from the exons ATGGTGATCCTGATGGACCCCATGGAGGATCCAGATGACGTCCTGAGAGCCAACCGCTCAAGGGAAAAGACCTACGTGTTTGATGTTGCCTTTGATTACTCAGCCAGTCAG GAGGAGGTGTACCGTGCCACCACCAAGGGTCTGATCGAGGGTCTCATATCAGGTTACAATGCCACCGTGTTCGCCTACGGACCCACAG GTTGCGGGAAAACCTACACCATGCTGGGAACGGACAAGGAGCCCGGCATCTACGTCCGCACCCTCAATGACCTGTTCCGGGCCATCGAGGAGACCAGTGACAACATGATGTACAGTGTCTCCATGTCCTATCTGGAG ATTTACAACGAGATGATCCAGGATTTGCTGAACCCATCTTCGGGCTTCCTGGACCTCAGAGAGGACGCCAAAGGAGAGATTCAG ATCATGGAGCTGCTGGTGAAGGGCAACAAGCAGCGTACGCAGGAGCCCACGGCTGCCAACCAGACGTCGTCGCGATCTCACGCCGTGCTGCAGGTGGCCGTCAAGCAGCAGAGTCGCTGCCGGGACGTCCTGCAGGAAGTCCGCTTTGCCCGCCTCTTCATGATCGACCTGGCCGGCTCTGAGCGAGCAGCACAG ACGCAGAATCGAGGTCAGAGGTTAAAAGAGGGCGCTCACATCAACCGCTCCCTCTTGGCGTTGGGCAACTGCATAAACGCGCTGAGTGACAAGAACGGCAACAAGTACATCAACTATCGAGACAGCAAGCTGACTAGACTGCTTAAG GACTCTTTGGGGGGGAACAGCCGAACCGTCATGATTGCTCACATTAGTCCCGCCTCAGTAGGCTTTGAGGAGTCCCGCAACACGCTGACTTACGCCGATCGTGCCAAAAGTATTCGCACGCGG GTAAAGAAGAACCTGATCAACGTGTCCTACCACATCGCTCAGTACACCAACATCATCTCAGACCTTCGCTGCGAGATCGAGCGACTCAAGAAGAAGATCGCCGACCAGGCGAGCCGCCAGCTGGCCTCCGACAGGACCGACATCCGCCATGTCCAGG CTGAGGTCCAGGCGCACTCCTGCCAGCAGAGTCGGGCCGAAATGGACCAGCTGAGGGAGCAGCTCCTGGATGCCTTCCGCCAGCAGATGGATATCCGGAGGAACCTGATGGAGCTGGAGACCAGCAACACGGAGATCCAGATGGACACCTCCAAGCAGCTGCTCACCATCGCAGA CTGGGAGCACGAACGGAGCAGGCAGCGGCGGAAGTGGCGCGCGGAAAAGCGAAAGGAAAGCACCAGCAAGGACGACAGCGAGAAGGACTCGGACTCGCCGGAGTCTCCGCCGGACGCCACCGAGACGGAGGAGGTGGCCGTGGCCAGGGAGAACCTGGTGGCCCTCATGACGGAGCAGAAGAAGCTCCACAAACAGAAG GCGCTGCATGAGCGCCGGTTCCTGGAGCTCCGTGACCAAGCCCGGCAACTGGAGGAGCTGCTTCCCCGTCGCGTGAGCTCGGACGAGCAGCGCGAGCTCCTGGGCCTCCTGTGCAAGGTCCACGAGCTGGAGATCGAGAATGCCGAGATGCAGTCGCACGCTCTGTTGAGGGACAACGTGATCCGGCAGAAAAATTTTGTGGTCCGCCGCTTTGAGATGCACCGGCATCTTTGCGACGAGCTCATCCAACAGCAGCGGCAGTTCATTGATG AACACAGTCTGCTAGTTCCGCACCACCTACAGGAGCTCTATGATATGTACACCAGAGAACGGGATGAGAGGAAACTGGACCGGGCCGTGGCTCTGGATAAGGTGACCACCCGCCACACCGTTAAG GGGGGCTCCTTACCCAAGATCGGCTTGCCTCCTCAGGCTCGCGACACCGTGCAAGACGTGGACTCGGACCAGGAGTGCGTACGCCCCGACGAAAGACGAAGACACACCAAACTTCGCCGCCACACGTTGCCCCCCATTCTGCCCGAACC GGACAGCGACAGAGTTTTCAAAAACATCGCTCATGCGCGACACATGAAAACATCGGCTGTAATGACGCCTCCTCCCATACACATCAACGGGAAGGGCAACAGAGAG CTGCAGCCGCTGGCTCCAGTGAGCTCGCTGAGCTACACTCACCTCAGCCACAGCGTTAGCAGCCAACCGGATTCATCGCCCGAAAGCAGTGAGGCGGGTGCCGACGCCCCGCTTTCACGAAATG AAGAGCGACAGGAGATTCTCAAAGGCATCCAGAACATTTCAGTGAAGGCGGCGCGGCGGCGCTCCAAAGCCCGCGAGGTGGAGGCCTTGCGTTTGCCGCCCGCCCCGTCCCCCATGGAGCCCGCCAAGCAGAAAAGCAGCCCCTTCGGCGGCGAGGCGCCCCCAAGAGGTCTGCCTGTGCGGCGCGGCAGACAGTCCAGCCCCGAGCTCCGGCACGCCACCTCCGACGACAACCTGTCCAGCAGCACCGGCGAAGGGCCCGCCGTCCAGGCCACTTGGACGCGGCAAAACAAGCTCACCGGCAAGAACCAAACACCCCAAGATGTCGACTTTGAGGCGCGCCGCAAGAAGAGGCGCTCACGCTCTTTTGAGGTCACTGGACAAGCA CTGCCTCAGTCCAAAACGAGCACGGCTGCAAGGTTGCGCCCCTTGGACAGCACGTCAGACGCTCACCTCCACATCAGTGGTCAATCCCAAGTCCCCGTGCTCCGCCCCCAGTTCAGAGCAGTCCCGCCTCTTGCCAAAGTCAGGGTACCAATTGGCAGCCAGCAAGCAG GCCCAAACTCAGAGACCCCCGCAGCCCAGGCAAATAACCTGAAGCGCATCCCCTTTCTGCGGCAGCCCCAGCCACCCCTCTACATCACCACCCCAACCACCACAATGGGGGGCCAGCAGCGACCACGCCGACACTGA
- the kif19 gene encoding kinesin-like protein KIF19 isoform X2, whose product MKDTGESKEHQLTVALRIRPLSDGEQEEAATIVAHRLDEQMVILMDPMEDPDDVLRANRSREKTYVFDVAFDYSASQEEVYRATTKGLIEGLISGYNATVFAYGPTGCGKTYTMLGTDKEPGIYVRTLNDLFRAIEETSDNMMYSVSMSYLEIYNEMIQDLLNPSSGFLDLREDAKGEIQVAGITEVSTINAQEIMELLVKGNKQRTQEPTAANQTSSRSHAVLQVAVKQQSRCRDVLQEVRFARLFMIDLAGSERAAQTQNRGQRLKEGAHINRSLLALGNCINALSDKNGNKYINYRDSKLTRLLKDSLGGNSRTVMIAHISPASVGFEESRNTLTYADRAKSIRTRVKKNLINVSYHIAQYTNIISDLRCEIERLKKKIADQASRQLASDRTDIRHVQAEVQAHSCQQSRAEMDQLREQLLDAFRQQMDIRRNLMELETSNTEIQMDTSKQLLTIADWEHERSRQRRKWRAEKRKESTSKDDSEKDSDSPESPPDATETEEVAVARENLVALMTEQKKLHKQKALHERRFLELRDQARQLEELLPRRVSSDEQRELLGLLCKVHELEIENAEMQSHALLRDNVIRQKNFVVRRFEMHRHLCDELIQQQRQFIDEHSLLVPHHLQELYDMYTRERDERKLDRAVALDKGGSLPKIGLPPQARDTVQDVDSDQECVRPDERRRHTKLRRHTLPPILPEPDSDRVFKNIAHARHMKTSAVMTPPPIHINGKGNRELQPLAPVSSLSYTHLSHSVSSQPDSSPESSEAGADAPLSRNEERQEILKGIQNISVKAARRRSKAREVEALRLPPAPSPMEPAKQKSSPFGGEAPPRGLPVRRGRQSSPELRHATSDDNLSSSTGEGPAVQATWTRQNKLTGKNQTPQDVDFEARRKKRRSRSFEVTGQALPQSKTSTAARLRPLDSTSDAHLHISGQSQVPVLRPQFRAVPPLAKVRVPIGSQQAGPNSETPAAQANNLKRIPFLRQPQPPLYITTPTTTMGGQQRPRRH is encoded by the exons ATGGTGATCCTGATGGACCCCATGGAGGATCCAGATGACGTCCTGAGAGCCAACCGCTCAAGGGAAAAGACCTACGTGTTTGATGTTGCCTTTGATTACTCAGCCAGTCAG GAGGAGGTGTACCGTGCCACCACCAAGGGTCTGATCGAGGGTCTCATATCAGGTTACAATGCCACCGTGTTCGCCTACGGACCCACAG GTTGCGGGAAAACCTACACCATGCTGGGAACGGACAAGGAGCCCGGCATCTACGTCCGCACCCTCAATGACCTGTTCCGGGCCATCGAGGAGACCAGTGACAACATGATGTACAGTGTCTCCATGTCCTATCTGGAG ATTTACAACGAGATGATCCAGGATTTGCTGAACCCATCTTCGGGCTTCCTGGACCTCAGAGAGGACGCCAAAGGAGAGATTCAGGTGGCGGGCATTACTGAAGTGTCCACCATTAACGCTCAAGAG ATCATGGAGCTGCTGGTGAAGGGCAACAAGCAGCGTACGCAGGAGCCCACGGCTGCCAACCAGACGTCGTCGCGATCTCACGCCGTGCTGCAGGTGGCCGTCAAGCAGCAGAGTCGCTGCCGGGACGTCCTGCAGGAAGTCCGCTTTGCCCGCCTCTTCATGATCGACCTGGCCGGCTCTGAGCGAGCAGCACAG ACGCAGAATCGAGGTCAGAGGTTAAAAGAGGGCGCTCACATCAACCGCTCCCTCTTGGCGTTGGGCAACTGCATAAACGCGCTGAGTGACAAGAACGGCAACAAGTACATCAACTATCGAGACAGCAAGCTGACTAGACTGCTTAAG GACTCTTTGGGGGGGAACAGCCGAACCGTCATGATTGCTCACATTAGTCCCGCCTCAGTAGGCTTTGAGGAGTCCCGCAACACGCTGACTTACGCCGATCGTGCCAAAAGTATTCGCACGCGG GTAAAGAAGAACCTGATCAACGTGTCCTACCACATCGCTCAGTACACCAACATCATCTCAGACCTTCGCTGCGAGATCGAGCGACTCAAGAAGAAGATCGCCGACCAGGCGAGCCGCCAGCTGGCCTCCGACAGGACCGACATCCGCCATGTCCAGG CTGAGGTCCAGGCGCACTCCTGCCAGCAGAGTCGGGCCGAAATGGACCAGCTGAGGGAGCAGCTCCTGGATGCCTTCCGCCAGCAGATGGATATCCGGAGGAACCTGATGGAGCTGGAGACCAGCAACACGGAGATCCAGATGGACACCTCCAAGCAGCTGCTCACCATCGCAGA CTGGGAGCACGAACGGAGCAGGCAGCGGCGGAAGTGGCGCGCGGAAAAGCGAAAGGAAAGCACCAGCAAGGACGACAGCGAGAAGGACTCGGACTCGCCGGAGTCTCCGCCGGACGCCACCGAGACGGAGGAGGTGGCCGTGGCCAGGGAGAACCTGGTGGCCCTCATGACGGAGCAGAAGAAGCTCCACAAACAGAAG GCGCTGCATGAGCGCCGGTTCCTGGAGCTCCGTGACCAAGCCCGGCAACTGGAGGAGCTGCTTCCCCGTCGCGTGAGCTCGGACGAGCAGCGCGAGCTCCTGGGCCTCCTGTGCAAGGTCCACGAGCTGGAGATCGAGAATGCCGAGATGCAGTCGCACGCTCTGTTGAGGGACAACGTGATCCGGCAGAAAAATTTTGTGGTCCGCCGCTTTGAGATGCACCGGCATCTTTGCGACGAGCTCATCCAACAGCAGCGGCAGTTCATTGATG AACACAGTCTGCTAGTTCCGCACCACCTACAGGAGCTCTATGATATGTACACCAGAGAACGGGATGAGAGGAAACTGGACCGGGCCGTGGCTCTGGATAAG GGGGGCTCCTTACCCAAGATCGGCTTGCCTCCTCAGGCTCGCGACACCGTGCAAGACGTGGACTCGGACCAGGAGTGCGTACGCCCCGACGAAAGACGAAGACACACCAAACTTCGCCGCCACACGTTGCCCCCCATTCTGCCCGAACC GGACAGCGACAGAGTTTTCAAAAACATCGCTCATGCGCGACACATGAAAACATCGGCTGTAATGACGCCTCCTCCCATACACATCAACGGGAAGGGCAACAGAGAG CTGCAGCCGCTGGCTCCAGTGAGCTCGCTGAGCTACACTCACCTCAGCCACAGCGTTAGCAGCCAACCGGATTCATCGCCCGAAAGCAGTGAGGCGGGTGCCGACGCCCCGCTTTCACGAAATG AAGAGCGACAGGAGATTCTCAAAGGCATCCAGAACATTTCAGTGAAGGCGGCGCGGCGGCGCTCCAAAGCCCGCGAGGTGGAGGCCTTGCGTTTGCCGCCCGCCCCGTCCCCCATGGAGCCCGCCAAGCAGAAAAGCAGCCCCTTCGGCGGCGAGGCGCCCCCAAGAGGTCTGCCTGTGCGGCGCGGCAGACAGTCCAGCCCCGAGCTCCGGCACGCCACCTCCGACGACAACCTGTCCAGCAGCACCGGCGAAGGGCCCGCCGTCCAGGCCACTTGGACGCGGCAAAACAAGCTCACCGGCAAGAACCAAACACCCCAAGATGTCGACTTTGAGGCGCGCCGCAAGAAGAGGCGCTCACGCTCTTTTGAGGTCACTGGACAAGCA CTGCCTCAGTCCAAAACGAGCACGGCTGCAAGGTTGCGCCCCTTGGACAGCACGTCAGACGCTCACCTCCACATCAGTGGTCAATCCCAAGTCCCCGTGCTCCGCCCCCAGTTCAGAGCAGTCCCGCCTCTTGCCAAAGTCAGGGTACCAATTGGCAGCCAGCAAGCAG GCCCAAACTCAGAGACCCCCGCAGCCCAGGCAAATAACCTGAAGCGCATCCCCTTTCTGCGGCAGCCCCAGCCACCCCTCTACATCACCACCCCAACCACCACAATGGGGGGCCAGCAGCGACCACGCCGACACTGA